One region of Mangifera indica cultivar Alphonso chromosome 3, CATAS_Mindica_2.1, whole genome shotgun sequence genomic DNA includes:
- the LOC123211064 gene encoding uncharacterized protein LOC123211064 isoform X4: MENSETSNGDDSSTSTVPPPMNENVESDSSHSEQGDSDSEEVTGEAAVNVNNPMQQPLSRGHQDYRVYTTGRQFPANQNTVLQYHNFPQRMPLQLATAGQQVPANQNYGVQGYISPQGIPFPLAGQARVVARGRRTAQALINPTGPSQWRYPALVSPLFRNSFIPFDLMRGDFHQPQATAPIQPPIRFTSPPSTFGSVLAAGRRSRLGLASDAPFRPSSSRSANQSLPIGSSRTPQSQTDFSGLHDLAQAAENFPTDHIKQAGRRSRLGLVSDAPFRPSSSRSANQSLPIGSSRTRQSRTDFSGLHALAQAAENFPTDHIKQGSVLAAGRRSRLGLASYAPFRPSSSRSANQSLPVGSSRTPQSRTDFSGPHGLAKAAENFPTDHIKQDFDKPPEPSGRKCFLCKRDLSFTPATDGPVSQPRLPPSVAVLPCGHYFHACCLEIVTPPEKSTDPPCIVCDLDENAS, from the exons ATGGAAAATAGCGAGACAAGCAATGGTGATGATAGTTCGACTTCTACTGTGCCACCTCCAATGAATGAAAATGTTGAGTCCGATAGTTCCCATAGTGAACAGGGTGACTCTGACAGTGAAGAAGTTACTGGTGAAGCAGCAGTTAATGTAAACAATCCTATGCAGCAGCCACTTTCAAGGGGTCATCAGGATTATCGTGTCTATACAACAG GGCGACAATTTCCAGCCAATCAAAATACTGTTCTTCAATATCACAATTTTCCCCAGAGAATGCCGCTTCAATTGGCTA cAGCAGGGCAACAAGTTCCAGCTAATCAAAATTATGGTGTTCAGGGTTACATTTCTCCCCAGGGGATACCATTTCCGTTGGCTG GTCAAGCAAGAGTAGTTGCAAGGGGAAGGAGAACTGCTCAAGCTTTGATCAATCCTACTGGACCATCTCAATGGAGATATCCAGCCCTGGTCTCTCCACTTTTTCGCAACTCTTTTATACCTTTTGATTTGATGCGAG GTGACTTTCATCAACCTCAAGCCACTGCTCCTATTCAGCCTCCTATTAGATTTACTTCACCTCCTTCTACCTTTG GTTCAGTACTTGCAGCTGGTAGGAGAAGTAGACTTGGTCTAGCTTCCGATGCTCCATTTCGGCCATCTTCTAGTAGATCTGCAAACCAAAGCCTTCCAATTGGATCATCTCGTACACCACAGTCCCAGACTGATTTCTCTGGCCTGCATGATCTTGCACAAGCGGCTGAGAATTTTCCAACAGATCACATAAAGCAAG CTGGTAGGAGAAGTAGACTTGGTCTGGTTTCCGATGCTCCATTTCGACCATCTTCTAGTAGATCTGCAAACCAAAGCCTTCCAATAGGATCATCTCGTACACGACAGTCCCGGACTGATTTCTCAGGCCTGCATGCTCTTGCACAAGCGGCTGAGAATTTTCCAACAGATCACATAAAGCAAG GTTCAGTACTTGCAGCTGGTAGGAGAAGTAGACTTGGTCTGGCTTCCTATGCTCCATTTCGACCATCTTCTAGTAGATCTGCAAACCAAAGCCTTCCAGTTGGATCATCTCGTACACCACAGTCCCGGACTGATTTCTCAGGCCCACATGGTCTTGCAAAAGCAGCTGAGAATTTTCCAACAGATCACATAAAGCAAG ATTTCGACAAACCTCCTGAACCAAGTGGAAGAAAGTGTTTCTTATGCAAGAGGGATCTTTCATTCACACCAGCAACCGATGGGCCTGTTTCCCAGCCAAGACTTCCTCCATCTGTTGCTGTTTTGCCATGCGGCCACTACTTTCATGCCTGCTGCTTAGAGATTGTCACTCCCCCAGAGAAGTCTACAGACCCTCCATGCATTGTCTGTGACCTTGATGAGAATGCTTCATGA
- the LOC123211064 gene encoding uncharacterized protein LOC123211064 isoform X1 — protein sequence MENSETSNGDDSSTSTVPPPMNENVESDSSHSEQGDSDSEEVTGEAAVNVNNPMQQPLSRGHQDYRVYTTGRQFPANQNTVLQYHNFPQRMPLQLATAGQQVPANQNYGVQGYISPQGIPFPLAGQARVVARGRRTAQALINPTGPSQWRYPALVSPLFRNSFIPFDLMRGDFHQPQATAPIQPPIRFTSPPSTFGSVLAAGRRSRLGLASDAPFRPSSSRSANQSLPIGSSRTPQSQTDFSGLHDLAQAAENFPTDHIKQGSVLAAGRRSRLGLVSDAPFRPSSSRSANQSLPIGSSRTRQSRTDFSGLHALAQAAENFPTDHIKQGSVLAAGRRSRLGLASYAPFRPSSSRSANQSLPVGSSRTPQSRTDFSGPHGLAKAAENFPTDHIKQDFDKPPEPSGRKCFLCKRDLSFTPATDGPVSQPRLPPSVAVLPCGHYFHACCLEIVTPPEKSTDPPCIVCDLDENAS from the exons ATGGAAAATAGCGAGACAAGCAATGGTGATGATAGTTCGACTTCTACTGTGCCACCTCCAATGAATGAAAATGTTGAGTCCGATAGTTCCCATAGTGAACAGGGTGACTCTGACAGTGAAGAAGTTACTGGTGAAGCAGCAGTTAATGTAAACAATCCTATGCAGCAGCCACTTTCAAGGGGTCATCAGGATTATCGTGTCTATACAACAG GGCGACAATTTCCAGCCAATCAAAATACTGTTCTTCAATATCACAATTTTCCCCAGAGAATGCCGCTTCAATTGGCTA cAGCAGGGCAACAAGTTCCAGCTAATCAAAATTATGGTGTTCAGGGTTACATTTCTCCCCAGGGGATACCATTTCCGTTGGCTG GTCAAGCAAGAGTAGTTGCAAGGGGAAGGAGAACTGCTCAAGCTTTGATCAATCCTACTGGACCATCTCAATGGAGATATCCAGCCCTGGTCTCTCCACTTTTTCGCAACTCTTTTATACCTTTTGATTTGATGCGAG GTGACTTTCATCAACCTCAAGCCACTGCTCCTATTCAGCCTCCTATTAGATTTACTTCACCTCCTTCTACCTTTG GTTCAGTACTTGCAGCTGGTAGGAGAAGTAGACTTGGTCTAGCTTCCGATGCTCCATTTCGGCCATCTTCTAGTAGATCTGCAAACCAAAGCCTTCCAATTGGATCATCTCGTACACCACAGTCCCAGACTGATTTCTCTGGCCTGCATGATCTTGCACAAGCGGCTGAGAATTTTCCAACAGATCACATAAAGCAAG GTTCAGTACTTGCAGCTGGTAGGAGAAGTAGACTTGGTCTGGTTTCCGATGCTCCATTTCGACCATCTTCTAGTAGATCTGCAAACCAAAGCCTTCCAATAGGATCATCTCGTACACGACAGTCCCGGACTGATTTCTCAGGCCTGCATGCTCTTGCACAAGCGGCTGAGAATTTTCCAACAGATCACATAAAGCAAG GTTCAGTACTTGCAGCTGGTAGGAGAAGTAGACTTGGTCTGGCTTCCTATGCTCCATTTCGACCATCTTCTAGTAGATCTGCAAACCAAAGCCTTCCAGTTGGATCATCTCGTACACCACAGTCCCGGACTGATTTCTCAGGCCCACATGGTCTTGCAAAAGCAGCTGAGAATTTTCCAACAGATCACATAAAGCAAG ATTTCGACAAACCTCCTGAACCAAGTGGAAGAAAGTGTTTCTTATGCAAGAGGGATCTTTCATTCACACCAGCAACCGATGGGCCTGTTTCCCAGCCAAGACTTCCTCCATCTGTTGCTGTTTTGCCATGCGGCCACTACTTTCATGCCTGCTGCTTAGAGATTGTCACTCCCCCAGAGAAGTCTACAGACCCTCCATGCATTGTCTGTGACCTTGATGAGAATGCTTCATGA
- the LOC123211064 gene encoding uncharacterized protein LOC123211064 isoform X5: MPLQLATAGQQVPANQNYGVQGYISPQGIPFPLAGQARVVARGRRTAQALINPTGPSQWRYPALVSPLFRNSFIPFDLMRGDFHQPQATAPIQPPIRFTSPPSTFGSVLAAGRRSRLGLASDAPFRPSSSRSANQSLPIGSSRTPQSQTDFSGLHDLAQAAENFPTDHIKQGSVLAAGRRSRLGLVSDAPFRPSSSRSANQSLPIGSSRTRQSRTDFSGLHALAQAAENFPTDHIKQGSVLAAGRRSRLGLASYAPFRPSSSRSANQSLPVGSSRTPQSRTDFSGPHGLAKAAENFPTDHIKQDFDKPPEPSGRKCFLCKRDLSFTPATDGPVSQPRLPPSVAVLPCGHYFHACCLEIVTPPEKSTDPPCIVCDLDENAS, from the exons ATGCCGCTTCAATTGGCTA cAGCAGGGCAACAAGTTCCAGCTAATCAAAATTATGGTGTTCAGGGTTACATTTCTCCCCAGGGGATACCATTTCCGTTGGCTG GTCAAGCAAGAGTAGTTGCAAGGGGAAGGAGAACTGCTCAAGCTTTGATCAATCCTACTGGACCATCTCAATGGAGATATCCAGCCCTGGTCTCTCCACTTTTTCGCAACTCTTTTATACCTTTTGATTTGATGCGAG GTGACTTTCATCAACCTCAAGCCACTGCTCCTATTCAGCCTCCTATTAGATTTACTTCACCTCCTTCTACCTTTG GTTCAGTACTTGCAGCTGGTAGGAGAAGTAGACTTGGTCTAGCTTCCGATGCTCCATTTCGGCCATCTTCTAGTAGATCTGCAAACCAAAGCCTTCCAATTGGATCATCTCGTACACCACAGTCCCAGACTGATTTCTCTGGCCTGCATGATCTTGCACAAGCGGCTGAGAATTTTCCAACAGATCACATAAAGCAAG GTTCAGTACTTGCAGCTGGTAGGAGAAGTAGACTTGGTCTGGTTTCCGATGCTCCATTTCGACCATCTTCTAGTAGATCTGCAAACCAAAGCCTTCCAATAGGATCATCTCGTACACGACAGTCCCGGACTGATTTCTCAGGCCTGCATGCTCTTGCACAAGCGGCTGAGAATTTTCCAACAGATCACATAAAGCAAG GTTCAGTACTTGCAGCTGGTAGGAGAAGTAGACTTGGTCTGGCTTCCTATGCTCCATTTCGACCATCTTCTAGTAGATCTGCAAACCAAAGCCTTCCAGTTGGATCATCTCGTACACCACAGTCCCGGACTGATTTCTCAGGCCCACATGGTCTTGCAAAAGCAGCTGAGAATTTTCCAACAGATCACATAAAGCAAG ATTTCGACAAACCTCCTGAACCAAGTGGAAGAAAGTGTTTCTTATGCAAGAGGGATCTTTCATTCACACCAGCAACCGATGGGCCTGTTTCCCAGCCAAGACTTCCTCCATCTGTTGCTGTTTTGCCATGCGGCCACTACTTTCATGCCTGCTGCTTAGAGATTGTCACTCCCCCAGAGAAGTCTACAGACCCTCCATGCATTGTCTGTGACCTTGATGAGAATGCTTCATGA
- the LOC123211064 gene encoding uncharacterized protein LOC123211064 isoform X3: MENSETSNGDDSSTSTVPPPMNENVESDSSHSEQGDSDSEEVTGEAAVNVNNPMQQPLSRGHQDYRVYTTGRQFPANQNTVLQYHNFPQRMPLQLATAGQQVPANQNYGVQGYISPQGIPFPLAGQARVVARGRRTAQALINPTGPSQWRYPALVSPLFRNSFIPFDLMRGDFHQPQATAPIQPPIRFTSPPSTFGSVLAAGRRSRLGLASDAPFRPSSSRSANQSLPIGSSRTPQSQTDFSGLHDLAQAAENFPTDHIKQGSVLAAGRRSRLGLVSDAPFRPSSSRSANQSLPIGSSRTRQSRTDFSGLHALAQAAENFPTDHIKQAGRRSRLGLASYAPFRPSSSRSANQSLPVGSSRTPQSRTDFSGPHGLAKAAENFPTDHIKQDFDKPPEPSGRKCFLCKRDLSFTPATDGPVSQPRLPPSVAVLPCGHYFHACCLEIVTPPEKSTDPPCIVCDLDENAS; this comes from the exons ATGGAAAATAGCGAGACAAGCAATGGTGATGATAGTTCGACTTCTACTGTGCCACCTCCAATGAATGAAAATGTTGAGTCCGATAGTTCCCATAGTGAACAGGGTGACTCTGACAGTGAAGAAGTTACTGGTGAAGCAGCAGTTAATGTAAACAATCCTATGCAGCAGCCACTTTCAAGGGGTCATCAGGATTATCGTGTCTATACAACAG GGCGACAATTTCCAGCCAATCAAAATACTGTTCTTCAATATCACAATTTTCCCCAGAGAATGCCGCTTCAATTGGCTA cAGCAGGGCAACAAGTTCCAGCTAATCAAAATTATGGTGTTCAGGGTTACATTTCTCCCCAGGGGATACCATTTCCGTTGGCTG GTCAAGCAAGAGTAGTTGCAAGGGGAAGGAGAACTGCTCAAGCTTTGATCAATCCTACTGGACCATCTCAATGGAGATATCCAGCCCTGGTCTCTCCACTTTTTCGCAACTCTTTTATACCTTTTGATTTGATGCGAG GTGACTTTCATCAACCTCAAGCCACTGCTCCTATTCAGCCTCCTATTAGATTTACTTCACCTCCTTCTACCTTTG GTTCAGTACTTGCAGCTGGTAGGAGAAGTAGACTTGGTCTAGCTTCCGATGCTCCATTTCGGCCATCTTCTAGTAGATCTGCAAACCAAAGCCTTCCAATTGGATCATCTCGTACACCACAGTCCCAGACTGATTTCTCTGGCCTGCATGATCTTGCACAAGCGGCTGAGAATTTTCCAACAGATCACATAAAGCAAG GTTCAGTACTTGCAGCTGGTAGGAGAAGTAGACTTGGTCTGGTTTCCGATGCTCCATTTCGACCATCTTCTAGTAGATCTGCAAACCAAAGCCTTCCAATAGGATCATCTCGTACACGACAGTCCCGGACTGATTTCTCAGGCCTGCATGCTCTTGCACAAGCGGCTGAGAATTTTCCAACAGATCACATAAAGCAAG CTGGTAGGAGAAGTAGACTTGGTCTGGCTTCCTATGCTCCATTTCGACCATCTTCTAGTAGATCTGCAAACCAAAGCCTTCCAGTTGGATCATCTCGTACACCACAGTCCCGGACTGATTTCTCAGGCCCACATGGTCTTGCAAAAGCAGCTGAGAATTTTCCAACAGATCACATAAAGCAAG ATTTCGACAAACCTCCTGAACCAAGTGGAAGAAAGTGTTTCTTATGCAAGAGGGATCTTTCATTCACACCAGCAACCGATGGGCCTGTTTCCCAGCCAAGACTTCCTCCATCTGTTGCTGTTTTGCCATGCGGCCACTACTTTCATGCCTGCTGCTTAGAGATTGTCACTCCCCCAGAGAAGTCTACAGACCCTCCATGCATTGTCTGTGACCTTGATGAGAATGCTTCATGA
- the LOC123211064 gene encoding uncharacterized protein LOC123211064 isoform X2: MENSETSNGDDSSTSTVPPPMNENVESDSSHSEQGDSDSEEVTGEAAVNVNNPMQQPLSRGHQDYRVYTTGRQFPANQNTVLQYHNFPQRMPLQLATGQQVPANQNYGVQGYISPQGIPFPLAGQARVVARGRRTAQALINPTGPSQWRYPALVSPLFRNSFIPFDLMRGDFHQPQATAPIQPPIRFTSPPSTFGSVLAAGRRSRLGLASDAPFRPSSSRSANQSLPIGSSRTPQSQTDFSGLHDLAQAAENFPTDHIKQGSVLAAGRRSRLGLVSDAPFRPSSSRSANQSLPIGSSRTRQSRTDFSGLHALAQAAENFPTDHIKQGSVLAAGRRSRLGLASYAPFRPSSSRSANQSLPVGSSRTPQSRTDFSGPHGLAKAAENFPTDHIKQDFDKPPEPSGRKCFLCKRDLSFTPATDGPVSQPRLPPSVAVLPCGHYFHACCLEIVTPPEKSTDPPCIVCDLDENAS; this comes from the exons ATGGAAAATAGCGAGACAAGCAATGGTGATGATAGTTCGACTTCTACTGTGCCACCTCCAATGAATGAAAATGTTGAGTCCGATAGTTCCCATAGTGAACAGGGTGACTCTGACAGTGAAGAAGTTACTGGTGAAGCAGCAGTTAATGTAAACAATCCTATGCAGCAGCCACTTTCAAGGGGTCATCAGGATTATCGTGTCTATACAACAG GGCGACAATTTCCAGCCAATCAAAATACTGTTCTTCAATATCACAATTTTCCCCAGAGAATGCCGCTTCAATTGGCTA CAGGGCAACAAGTTCCAGCTAATCAAAATTATGGTGTTCAGGGTTACATTTCTCCCCAGGGGATACCATTTCCGTTGGCTG GTCAAGCAAGAGTAGTTGCAAGGGGAAGGAGAACTGCTCAAGCTTTGATCAATCCTACTGGACCATCTCAATGGAGATATCCAGCCCTGGTCTCTCCACTTTTTCGCAACTCTTTTATACCTTTTGATTTGATGCGAG GTGACTTTCATCAACCTCAAGCCACTGCTCCTATTCAGCCTCCTATTAGATTTACTTCACCTCCTTCTACCTTTG GTTCAGTACTTGCAGCTGGTAGGAGAAGTAGACTTGGTCTAGCTTCCGATGCTCCATTTCGGCCATCTTCTAGTAGATCTGCAAACCAAAGCCTTCCAATTGGATCATCTCGTACACCACAGTCCCAGACTGATTTCTCTGGCCTGCATGATCTTGCACAAGCGGCTGAGAATTTTCCAACAGATCACATAAAGCAAG GTTCAGTACTTGCAGCTGGTAGGAGAAGTAGACTTGGTCTGGTTTCCGATGCTCCATTTCGACCATCTTCTAGTAGATCTGCAAACCAAAGCCTTCCAATAGGATCATCTCGTACACGACAGTCCCGGACTGATTTCTCAGGCCTGCATGCTCTTGCACAAGCGGCTGAGAATTTTCCAACAGATCACATAAAGCAAG GTTCAGTACTTGCAGCTGGTAGGAGAAGTAGACTTGGTCTGGCTTCCTATGCTCCATTTCGACCATCTTCTAGTAGATCTGCAAACCAAAGCCTTCCAGTTGGATCATCTCGTACACCACAGTCCCGGACTGATTTCTCAGGCCCACATGGTCTTGCAAAAGCAGCTGAGAATTTTCCAACAGATCACATAAAGCAAG ATTTCGACAAACCTCCTGAACCAAGTGGAAGAAAGTGTTTCTTATGCAAGAGGGATCTTTCATTCACACCAGCAACCGATGGGCCTGTTTCCCAGCCAAGACTTCCTCCATCTGTTGCTGTTTTGCCATGCGGCCACTACTTTCATGCCTGCTGCTTAGAGATTGTCACTCCCCCAGAGAAGTCTACAGACCCTCCATGCATTGTCTGTGACCTTGATGAGAATGCTTCATGA
- the LOC123211064 gene encoding uncharacterized protein LOC123211064 isoform X6, which yields MPLQLATGQQVPANQNYGVQGYISPQGIPFPLAGQARVVARGRRTAQALINPTGPSQWRYPALVSPLFRNSFIPFDLMRGDFHQPQATAPIQPPIRFTSPPSTFGSVLAAGRRSRLGLASDAPFRPSSSRSANQSLPIGSSRTPQSQTDFSGLHDLAQAAENFPTDHIKQGSVLAAGRRSRLGLVSDAPFRPSSSRSANQSLPIGSSRTRQSRTDFSGLHALAQAAENFPTDHIKQGSVLAAGRRSRLGLASYAPFRPSSSRSANQSLPVGSSRTPQSRTDFSGPHGLAKAAENFPTDHIKQDFDKPPEPSGRKCFLCKRDLSFTPATDGPVSQPRLPPSVAVLPCGHYFHACCLEIVTPPEKSTDPPCIVCDLDENAS from the exons ATGCCGCTTCAATTGGCTA CAGGGCAACAAGTTCCAGCTAATCAAAATTATGGTGTTCAGGGTTACATTTCTCCCCAGGGGATACCATTTCCGTTGGCTG GTCAAGCAAGAGTAGTTGCAAGGGGAAGGAGAACTGCTCAAGCTTTGATCAATCCTACTGGACCATCTCAATGGAGATATCCAGCCCTGGTCTCTCCACTTTTTCGCAACTCTTTTATACCTTTTGATTTGATGCGAG GTGACTTTCATCAACCTCAAGCCACTGCTCCTATTCAGCCTCCTATTAGATTTACTTCACCTCCTTCTACCTTTG GTTCAGTACTTGCAGCTGGTAGGAGAAGTAGACTTGGTCTAGCTTCCGATGCTCCATTTCGGCCATCTTCTAGTAGATCTGCAAACCAAAGCCTTCCAATTGGATCATCTCGTACACCACAGTCCCAGACTGATTTCTCTGGCCTGCATGATCTTGCACAAGCGGCTGAGAATTTTCCAACAGATCACATAAAGCAAG GTTCAGTACTTGCAGCTGGTAGGAGAAGTAGACTTGGTCTGGTTTCCGATGCTCCATTTCGACCATCTTCTAGTAGATCTGCAAACCAAAGCCTTCCAATAGGATCATCTCGTACACGACAGTCCCGGACTGATTTCTCAGGCCTGCATGCTCTTGCACAAGCGGCTGAGAATTTTCCAACAGATCACATAAAGCAAG GTTCAGTACTTGCAGCTGGTAGGAGAAGTAGACTTGGTCTGGCTTCCTATGCTCCATTTCGACCATCTTCTAGTAGATCTGCAAACCAAAGCCTTCCAGTTGGATCATCTCGTACACCACAGTCCCGGACTGATTTCTCAGGCCCACATGGTCTTGCAAAAGCAGCTGAGAATTTTCCAACAGATCACATAAAGCAAG ATTTCGACAAACCTCCTGAACCAAGTGGAAGAAAGTGTTTCTTATGCAAGAGGGATCTTTCATTCACACCAGCAACCGATGGGCCTGTTTCCCAGCCAAGACTTCCTCCATCTGTTGCTGTTTTGCCATGCGGCCACTACTTTCATGCCTGCTGCTTAGAGATTGTCACTCCCCCAGAGAAGTCTACAGACCCTCCATGCATTGTCTGTGACCTTGATGAGAATGCTTCATGA